Proteins from one Drosophila gunungcola strain Sukarami chromosome Y unlocalized genomic scaffold, Dgunungcola_SK_2 000041F, whole genome shotgun sequence genomic window:
- the LOC128261172 gene encoding uncharacterized protein LOC128261172 isoform X1, protein MIRKMAPRTRTEEPLDGRRTRGIKSYRCRVCKGVHPLRKCSRFLKLSAEKRLRAVLVNKYCSNCLAHDHSKADCRSGKCKKCQRNHHTLLHMHERSNSGQRSRRQNPPNRPTPTSRQRSASPTPAPSLSSLLQRHSVNVLPTASVMVKTGSKTFETAALIDPCTPVSCIDASRAAAFRLPTTSVGDDKVCNATIQSKCGTTKMEVVFKVEPKVGIRTPTRTLNDAVRTKFKGIQLADERFYLPATISVILGADVYPKVIQSGFLMVDEGLPVAQKTVFGWIISGACHQP, encoded by the exons ATG ATCAGAAAAATGGCTCCCCGAACACGCACCGAAGAACCCCTGGACGGCAGACGTACTCGAGGTATTAAATCCTACCGTTGCCGAGTCTGCAAGGGAGTCCATCCTCTACGGAAGTGTAGCAGGTTTCTGAAGCTGAGCGCTGAGAAGCGGCTTCGTGCAGTCTTGGTAAACAAGTATTGCTCGAACTGTCTTGCCCACGACCACTCGAAAGCTGACTGTCGCAgtggaaaatgcaagaagTGCCAACGGAACCACCACACGCTCCTGCATATGCATGAGCGGTCTAATTCTGGGCAGCGTTCGCGCCGGCAAAATCCGCCAAATCGCCCGACGCCTACGTCAAGGCAGCGCTCAGCCTCCCCTACACCAGCTCCGTCGCTTTCATCGCTGCTACAACGTCACAGCGTCAACGTCCTTCCGACTGCTTCGGTGATGGTGAAAACCGGAAGCAAGACTTTCGAGACCGCAGCTTTAATCGACCCTTGCACACCAGTGAGCTGCATCGACGCTTCTCGGGCCGCCGCATTTCGGTTGCCAACGACCAGTGTTGGTGACGACAAGGTGTGCAACGCGACGATACAGTCCAAATGCGGGACGACCAAGATGGAGGTGGTGTTCAAAGTCGAGCCCAAGGTGGGCATTCGCACACCGACTCGGACACTCAACGACGCCGTCCGTACCAAATTTAAGGGCATACAGCTCGCGGATGAGCGGTTCTATCTTCCCGCCACAATTTCTGTCATTCTTGGGGCGGACGTGTACCCCAAGGTGATCCAGTCGGGGTTCCTGATGGTCGACGAAGGACTGCCGGTCGCCCAGAAGACGGTTTTTGGGTGGATCATTTCCGGCGCCTGCCACCAACCTTAG
- the LOC128261172 gene encoding uncharacterized protein LOC128261172 isoform X2 — translation MAPRTRTEEPLDGRRTRGIKSYRCRVCKGVHPLRKCSRFLKLSAEKRLRAVLVNKYCSNCLAHDHSKADCRSGKCKKCQRNHHTLLHMHERSNSGQRSRRQNPPNRPTPTSRQRSASPTPAPSLSSLLQRHSVNVLPTASVMVKTGSKTFETAALIDPCTPVSCIDASRAAAFRLPTTSVGDDKVCNATIQSKCGTTKMEVVFKVEPKVGIRTPTRTLNDAVRTKFKGIQLADERFYLPATISVILGADVYPKVIQSGFLMVDEGLPVAQKTVFGWIISGACHQP, via the coding sequence ATGGCTCCCCGAACACGCACCGAAGAACCCCTGGACGGCAGACGTACTCGAGGTATTAAATCCTACCGTTGCCGAGTCTGCAAGGGAGTCCATCCTCTACGGAAGTGTAGCAGGTTTCTGAAGCTGAGCGCTGAGAAGCGGCTTCGTGCAGTCTTGGTAAACAAGTATTGCTCGAACTGTCTTGCCCACGACCACTCGAAAGCTGACTGTCGCAgtggaaaatgcaagaagTGCCAACGGAACCACCACACGCTCCTGCATATGCATGAGCGGTCTAATTCTGGGCAGCGTTCGCGCCGGCAAAATCCGCCAAATCGCCCGACGCCTACGTCAAGGCAGCGCTCAGCCTCCCCTACACCAGCTCCGTCGCTTTCATCGCTGCTACAACGTCACAGCGTCAACGTCCTTCCGACTGCTTCGGTGATGGTGAAAACCGGAAGCAAGACTTTCGAGACCGCAGCTTTAATCGACCCTTGCACACCAGTGAGCTGCATCGACGCTTCTCGGGCCGCCGCATTTCGGTTGCCAACGACCAGTGTTGGTGACGACAAGGTGTGCAACGCGACGATACAGTCCAAATGCGGGACGACCAAGATGGAGGTGGTGTTCAAAGTCGAGCCCAAGGTGGGCATTCGCACACCGACTCGGACACTCAACGACGCCGTCCGTACCAAATTTAAGGGCATACAGCTCGCGGATGAGCGGTTCTATCTTCCCGCCACAATTTCTGTCATTCTTGGGGCGGACGTGTACCCCAAGGTGATCCAGTCGGGGTTCCTGATGGTCGACGAAGGACTGCCGGTCGCCCAGAAGACGGTTTTTGGGTGGATCATTTCCGGCGCCTGCCACCAACCTTAG